A genomic stretch from Narcine bancroftii isolate sNarBan1 chromosome 9, sNarBan1.hap1, whole genome shotgun sequence includes:
- the stc2a gene encoding stanniocalcin-2a: MTTPAFCLHSSDRNARGYGPGLFNHPPLCFSLDFCSDPAWELKRRRAARLSHLHRAWLLPSESAAMDRIILEKVLTIILLIFARPDLVLGTGEFPENQHERGKLANQQKARLSLQDTAEIQHCLVNTGDVGCGVFQCFENNSCEINGPHDICLAFLHNAGRFDAQGKSFIKDTLKCMAHGLRAKFSCISRKCSTIQEMVSQLQQDCYLKHDLCSTAKENINVVVEMIHIQHLLSKGSYLEFIKALFHCHEDIMEAVKKSVRSRFSQNLVFLRQIFQVDSCSSIKQTDQVTPTTAVPDKKKGDNRKGNKGSADVNYLEYDRENARNPKGEKEKIGKIHPNAHVRARGASQVSRRTTEEHAHVGDSIELSDIRR, from the exons ATGACAACACCTGCTTTTTGCCTTCATTCAAGTGACAGGAACGCCAGGGGCTACGGTCCTGGTCTATTTAATCACCctcctctctgcttctctctcgaTTTCTGTTCAGATCCTGCCTGGGAGCTAAAAAGGCGACGAGCCGCTCGCCTCAGTCACTTGCACCGCGCCTGGCTCCTGCCTTCAGAGAGCGCAGCAATGGACAGGATCATTTTAGAGAAGGTTCTGACAATCATTCTGCTGATTTTTGCACGGCCCGATCTCGTTCTGGGAACGGGCGAGTTCCCGGAAAACCAGCACGAACGGGGGAAACTAGCCAACCAGCAAAAAGCTCGTCTTTCGTTGCAGGATACAG CTGAAATACAGCACTGCCTGGTGAACACTGGTGACGTTGGCTGTGGAGTTTTCCAATGTTTTGAAAACAACTCCTGCGAAATCAATGGGCCACATGACATATGTTTGGCATTCTTGCACAATGCTGGGAGATTTGATGCACAG GGCAAATCTTTTATTAAAGATACTCTGAAATGTATGGCTCATGGATTGAGAGCAAAATTTAGCTGTATCAGCCGCAAGTGCTCCACGATCCAAGAGATGGTGTCTCAGCTGCAGCAAGATTGCTACCTTAAGCATGACCTCTGTTCCACCGCTAAGGAGAACATTAACGTGGTCGTTGAGATGATCCACATTCAACATTTGCTTTCCAAAGG GTCATATCTGGAGTTTATAAAGGCTCTGTTCCATTGTCATGAAGATATTATGGAAGCTGTAAAGAAAAGTGTGAGATCCCGATTTAGTCAGAATCTGGTATTTCTCAGGCAAATTTTTCAAGTGGATTCTTGCTCTTCCATCAAACAGACTGATCAAGTCACCCCAACAACCGCAGTTCCTGACAAAAAGAAGGGAGACAATCGCAAGGGCAACAAGGGGAGTGCAGATGTAAACTACCTAGAGTATGACAGGGAGAATGCTAGGAACCCTAaaggtgaaaaggaaaaaattggaaaaattcaCCCGAATGCCCATGTACGTGCCCGAGGTGCTAGCCAGGTCTCAAGGCGAACAACCGAGGAACATGCTCATGTTGGTGATTCCATTGAGTTATCAGACATAAGAAGGTGA